Part of the Gracilimonas sp. genome is shown below.
AGGACTGCAACCCAGTCGATTTTCATTGGAAGCAAGTTTAGCGATTTTATCGGGTTTATAAAGATCGGCTACTTCAGCTATGGTTTTACCTGCCACATAGGGTTTTAGCGTTTCTATATTACTGGGTACTAACGGTTTACCAGTTTTTGTACTCATTAAGCCTTAACTTCCTTATTGTGTTTTTAATGAGCGGAAATTTACCATTAAAAAAGCGCTTTTTCCAAGGCTATAGGAAGATATCCGAACTATTTATATTTGCAATTGTTTTCCCTATAAACCATAAATGATTTATTTACCAAGATATGAATAAGACAATTTTAATTACCGGTGCAAGCCGGGGTATCGGGTATGAAACCGCTTTGAGATTGGCTTCTCAGAATCATACAGTTATTGCCACTGCCCGTTCAGAAGATAAACTTGTGGAATTGGCAAACTCAGCTGATCCCGGGAAAATCATACCTGTAAAAGCTGACTTAACCCTTGAAACTGGTATTCAAAAGTTGGCTGATTCTGTTTCTAAATTCGAATCTTTAGATGGATTGATCAATAATGCGGGAGCCGTTCATCGTGAATCATTTATGGATACGGATTTATCCGTCTTTCAGGAATTAATGGATATCAATGTATACAGTATTGTTCGATTGATAAAAGCATTGAAACATAAACTTGGGAATGGCAGCCACATTGTAAATATTTCAAGCATGTCCGGTTATCAAGGGAGTTTAAAGTTTGGAGACCTCTCAGCATATGGTGCTGCTAAAGCAGCAGTGGTTGGCCTTTCTGAAGTTTTAAGTGCAGAATTTACAGACGATGGAATTTCTGTTAATTGTTTAT
Proteins encoded:
- a CDS encoding SDR family oxidoreductase — its product is MNKTILITGASRGIGYETALRLASQNHTVIATARSEDKLVELANSADPGKIIPVKADLTLETGIQKLADSVSKFESLDGLINNAGAVHRESFMDTDLSVFQELMDINVYSIVRLIKALKHKLGNGSHIVNISSMSGYQGSLKFGDLSAYGAAKAAVVGLSEVLSAEFTDDGISVNCLCLGAVQTEMFAEAFPGFEAPVSPQQMGTYIANFVLTAHQFYNGKVLPVALNDPG